Proteins from a single region of Sphingomonas swuensis:
- the nudC gene encoding NAD(+) diphosphatase: MPPDIFFAGPGLDRADQLRGAPERLAELAEATGARELIWEHGLPALDPDGALRWGPLRDPALFLGIDGDTPCFSPVGAEGGDLRAQFGALAHLTAADAPVFAAATSLSSWHRRHRFCANCGSSSEIVRGGWSRRCGACQAEHFPRVDPVVIMLAEHDGRVLLGRQPRFPPQRYSALAGFVEVGEALEDAVARELFEEAGVRVDDVRYVASQPWPFPSSLMIACTAKARDDALTIDTTELEDARWFTRAEVAAAMAGEIDPAFVAPPPFAIAHSLLAHWLAA; encoded by the coding sequence TTGCCGCCTGACATCTTCTTCGCCGGGCCCGGGCTCGACCGTGCCGATCAGCTGCGGGGCGCGCCCGAGCGCCTTGCGGAGCTCGCCGAAGCGACGGGCGCGAGGGAGCTCATCTGGGAGCATGGCCTTCCGGCGCTCGACCCCGACGGAGCGCTGCGCTGGGGACCGCTTCGCGACCCGGCGCTATTCCTCGGGATCGACGGCGACACGCCCTGCTTCTCGCCAGTGGGTGCCGAAGGCGGCGACCTTCGCGCGCAGTTCGGCGCGCTGGCCCACCTGACGGCGGCCGACGCGCCGGTCTTCGCCGCCGCGACCAGCCTTTCGAGCTGGCACCGGCGGCACCGCTTCTGCGCCAACTGCGGCAGTTCGAGCGAGATCGTCCGCGGCGGTTGGTCGCGGCGCTGCGGCGCCTGCCAGGCGGAGCATTTTCCGCGGGTCGATCCGGTGGTGATCATGCTTGCCGAGCATGACGGGCGAGTGCTGCTCGGCCGGCAGCCGCGCTTTCCACCGCAGCGCTATTCGGCTCTGGCGGGTTTCGTCGAGGTCGGCGAAGCGCTCGAGGATGCCGTCGCGCGGGAGCTGTTCGAGGAGGCGGGGGTGCGCGTCGACGACGTCCGCTATGTCGCGAGCCAGCCGTGGCCCTTTCCTTCGTCGCTGATGATCGCCTGCACCGCGAAGGCGCGAGACGACGCGCTGACGATCGACACGACCGAGCTCGAGGATGCGCGCTGGTTTACCCGCGCCGAGGTCGCCGCGGCGATGGCGGGCGAGATCGACCCGGCCTTCGTCGCGCCGCCTCCTTTTGCCATCGCGCACAGCCTGCTTGCCCACTGGTTGGCCGCTTGA
- a CDS encoding cytochrome c family protein: MQDNNNTVAGWVLFAGIVALGSSLVAGTYFHGERPEKMGYPIEGVVEEGGSGEAEQPIEFYLASADAAKGADVFKKCQACHNAEKGGANALGPNLYGAFGKPHGHVPGFAYSDALKGVPGVWDWKSMSEWLANPKKYAPGTKMTFAGLSNPEDRANVMAYLNSKSDAPMPLPAAPVASTPGAAGDKAASEADDAGAQKAENEPVLTEQDAQKGGIANIRGEGAPKVTAPGTTATPAPKQ; this comes from the coding sequence ATGCAGGACAATAACAACACGGTCGCCGGCTGGGTGCTGTTCGCCGGAATCGTCGCGCTGGGCAGCAGCCTGGTCGCCGGCACCTACTTCCACGGCGAGCGTCCGGAGAAGATGGGCTATCCGATCGAGGGCGTGGTCGAGGAAGGCGGCAGCGGCGAGGCCGAGCAGCCGATCGAATTCTATCTCGCCAGCGCCGACGCGGCCAAGGGCGCGGACGTGTTCAAGAAGTGCCAGGCCTGCCACAATGCCGAGAAGGGCGGAGCGAACGCGCTAGGCCCGAACCTCTACGGCGCCTTCGGCAAGCCGCACGGCCACGTCCCGGGCTTCGCTTATTCGGATGCCCTGAAGGGAGTTCCGGGCGTGTGGGACTGGAAGAGCATGAGCGAGTGGCTCGCCAATCCGAAGAAGTATGCGCCGGGCACCAAGATGACCTTCGCGGGCCTCAGCAACCCCGAGGACCGGGCCAATGTCATGGCCTATCTCAACAGCAAGAGCGACGCGCCGATGCCGCTTCCGGCCGCGCCCGTCGCCTCGACCCCGGGCGCTGCCGGCGACAAGGCCGCCTCCGAGGCCGACGATGCCGGCGCGCAGAAGGCCGAGAACGAGCCGGTGCTGACCGAGCAGGACGCGCAGAAGGGCGGAATCGCCAACATCCGCGGCGAGGGTGCCCCCAAGGTCACCGCGCCGGGCACCACCGCGACGCCGGCGCCCAAGCAGTAG
- the mce gene encoding methylmalonyl-CoA epimerase: MKLGRLNHVGVATPSIERSLDMYRTLYGVEPSSPPFDLPAQGVRVCFVDAPNSQVELIEPLGPDSPVAKFLEKNPQGGQHHVCFEVHDIAEARAHFEGAGVRILGATRIGAHGTPIFFLHPKDTGGVLTELMESPRQAH, translated from the coding sequence ATGAAACTCGGACGCCTGAACCATGTCGGGGTCGCCACCCCGTCGATCGAGCGTAGTCTCGACATGTACCGTACCCTCTACGGTGTCGAGCCCAGCTCGCCGCCGTTCGACCTTCCTGCCCAAGGCGTGCGGGTGTGCTTCGTCGATGCGCCCAACAGCCAGGTCGAGCTGATCGAACCGCTCGGTCCCGACAGCCCGGTCGCGAAGTTCCTCGAGAAGAACCCGCAGGGCGGACAGCATCATGTCTGCTTCGAGGTGCACGACATCGCCGAGGCGCGGGCGCATTTCGAGGGCGCCGGCGTGCGCATCCTCGGAGCCACAAGGATCGGGGCGCACGGCACGCCGATCTTCTTCCTTCATCCGAAGGACACGGGCGGAGTGCTCACCGAGTTGATGGAAAGCCCCCGCCAGGCGCATTGA